From Malassezia restricta chromosome VIII, complete sequence, the proteins below share one genomic window:
- a CDS encoding alkyl hydroperoxide reductase 1, translating into MATQKGAVIPNTKFGLIPWAPELDSGEVCGIPTTFESHNEWKGKKIVVVSIPGAYTPICHQQHIPPLVKRADELKAKGVDAVYVIAVNDPYVMSAWGVFNHAKDKVVFATDINAAFSKALGATIDLSFKDMGERTARYALIIDDLKVVDFASDEGDTGKLQNASIDTILQKL; encoded by the exons ATG GCTACTCAGAAAGGCGCTGTCATTCCTAACACCAAGTTCGGTCTCATTCCCTGGGCTCCTGAGCTCGACTCGGGTGAGGTCTGCGGTATCCCCACCACCTTTGAGTCGCACAACGAGTGGAAGGGCAAGAAGATCGTGGTTGTCTCGATCCCTGGTGCCTACACCCCTATTTGccaccagcagcacatTCCTCCTCTGGTCAAGCGTGCTGATGAGCTCAAGGCCAAGGGCGTTGATGCTGTCTACGTCATCGCTGTGAACGACCCCTACGTGATGTCGGCCTGGGGTGTCTTTAACCACGCCAAGGACAAGGTTGTGTTCGCCACGGATATTAACGCCGCTTTCTCGAAGGCGCTTGGTGCTACGATCGACCTCAGCTTCAAGGACATGGGCGAGCGCACCGCTCGTTACGCCTTGATCATCGACGACCTCAAGGTTGTTGACTTCGCCTCGGACGAGGGTGACACGGGCAAGCTCCAGAACGCTTCGATCGACACCATCCTCCAGAAGCTTTAA
- a CDS encoding lSM6 protein, whose product MSDTASAKVQQPADFTSSEQQVKAGSPNDFLKSVIGKKVIVRLNSGIDYHGTLSCLDGYMNIAMEDTEEFVDGALKSAYGDAFIRGNNVLYITSLDA is encoded by the exons ATGTCGGACACGGCCAGTGCTAAGGTCCAGCAACCAGCGGATTTTACAAGCTCAGAGCAGCAGGTCAAGGCAGGCAGCCCAAATGACTTCTTGAAGA GTGTCATTGGCAAGAAGGTGATTGTGCGCTTGAACTCAGGTATTGATTATCATG GAACGCTTTCATGCCTGGATGGATACATGAATATTGCCATGGAAGACACCGAAGAGTTTGTAGACGGCGCTCTGAAAAGCGCCTATGGCGACGCTTTTATTCGTGGTAACAATG TGCTGTATATTACTTCCCTTGATGCATAG
- a CDS encoding carboxylesterase family, translating to MMKAGQHVVLAGLLLLSFFVIGAVADVAKPQHLSTLHHAKMARRSKAMSTSEKWGKYCEDDTQGHNGNDQKSDHYLVVKTNEGRVRGLYNSTADTYSWRGVPFGDDTSGENRFMPPRPAGKWYDVRDASKKPKICPQHGSDVSKAAIALFGFSGSIFEEDAQSEDCLNANIFIGRKNWEKYRDSNGKAKKLPVWLNLYGGSFEWGSNTVETYQSHKLVHDNDIITVSINFRNWILGFPQAPQLHTSKNQHNAHFKGSNPGLSDVDLAIEWVYNNIEKFGGDPEKITIGGTSTGACIADNWAYVHYQKPTSKYVKGIILQSGSMTSLGKYFVTKPEDDFTEKKSVWNKVAAYLGCGTNGDNKQMKCMQRKKWQDVIQATFATNTSFMLTSDNITAYNDYSERLVQRKFANTPMLIGNCKDEGNAWLIHDAQLTAAVGPLITAEVWVCPSNVQAKHRMGYASTWRYRFSPSFYLPDTPEKYQSLLTYHGSDTAYSWETWQDLRYIPTKQAEEDKGPLLKAPRATDDDKIRAPVAHMYSAAFVEFVKDPDNGLYDFESGWPVYSPQSLSIGDFGYKNSPQFRLASHHDVDGLCPFTDAEIKENNEKWRETAQRMRPFMF from the coding sequence ATGATGAAAGCGGGGCAGCATGTTGTCCTAGCTGGACTTTTATTGCTGAGCTTCTTCGTAATAGGAGCTGTAGCTGATGTCGCAAAGCCCCAACATCTGAGCACTTTGCATCATGCGAAAATGGCCCGCCGCTCGAAGGCTATGTCTACGAGTGAAAAGTGGGGCAAGTACTGCGAGGACGACACACAGGGACACAATGGTAACGACCAAAAGTCAGATCACTATCTTGTTGTGAAGACAAATGAGGGTCGTGTCCGTGGCCTGTACAACTCTACGGCAGACACGTATTCTTGGCGAGGCGTACCATTTGGCGATGATACGAGTGGAGAGAACCGCTTCATGCCACCTAGGCCTGCAGGCAAGTGGTATGATGTGAGAGATGCGTCGAAAAAGCCCAAAATCTGCCCACAGCATGGAAGTGATGTTTCCAAGGCAGCGATCGCTCTATTTGGATTTTCGGGTTCAATTTTCGAAGAAGATGCACAATCAGAAGACTGTCTGAATGCCAACATCTTTATTGGCAGGAAGAATTGGGAAAAGTATCGTGACTCCAACGGGAAGGCGAAGAAACTTCCAGTGTGGCTGAATCTTTACGGAGGTTCTTTTGAATGGGGATCTAACACTGTGGAAACTTATCAGTCGCACAAGTTGGTTCACGACAATGACATTATTACTGTGAGCATCAACTTCCGTAACTGGATTCTCGGTTTTCCCCAAGCTCCGCAGCTGCATACAAGTAAGAACCAGCACAACGCACACTTTAAAGGTAGCAACCCTGGTCTGTCAGATGTTGACTTGGCGATTGAATGGGTATACAACAATATTGAGAAGTTTGGTGGTGATCCCGAAAAAATAACGATCGGTGGCACAAGTACGGGAGCCTGTATTGCCGACAATTGGGCGTACGTGCATTATCAAAAGCCGACGTCCAAGTATGTCAAGGGAATCATCCTCCAGAGTGGATCCATGACGTCTCTCGGCAAGTACTTTGTGACCAAGCCTGAGGACGACTTTACGGAAAAGAAGAGTGTGTGGAACAAAGTGGCTGCTTATCTTGGCTGTGGCACCAATGGTGACAATAAGCAGATGAAGTGCATGCAAAGGAAGAAGTGGCAGGATGTGATTCAAGCGACTTTTGCTACCAACACATCGTTCATGCTGACAAGCGACAACATCACGGCTTACAATGACTACTCGGAGCGCCTGGTGCAAAGAAAATTTGCTAATACGCCTATGCTCATTGGCAATTGTAAGGACGAGGGCAATGCTTGGTTGATTCACGACGCGCAACTGACGGCCGCCGTGGGCCCGCTTATTACGGCCGAGGTGTGGGTTTGTCCGTCGAATGTTCAGGCCAAACACCGTATGGGCTAtgcatcgacatggcgTTATCGCTTTAGCCCTTCCTTTTATCTCCCAGATACGCCAGAGAAGTACCAATCGCTTTTGACGTACCACGGAAGTGACACGGCCTATTCATGGGAGACGTGGCAGGACCTGCGCTACATTCCAACAAAGCAAGCTGAGGAGGACAAGGGTCCTCTTTTGAAGGCACCTCGCGCCACAGATGACGATAAAATCCGGGCACCTGTGGCACATATGTACAGTGCGGCATTTGTCGAGTTTGTGAAGGACCCCGACAATGGCCTGTATGACTTTGAGTCTGGCTGGCCGGTGTATTCTCCACAAAGCCTGTCTATTGGGGATTTCGGCTACAAGAACAGTCCCCAATTCCGTCTTGCGTCTCACCACGATGTTGATGGACTCTGTCCCTTTACAGATGCTGAGATTAAGGAAAACAATGAGAAGTGGCGCGAAACGGCCCAACGTATGCGCCCTTTCATGTTCTAA
- a CDS encoding aconitate hydratase: MMLSTRAMRSPALRAVAFRAHRAAATRGVVTVAEDAPPLNEEELKRKVELSIIEKGKGYYLPYEKIENNLKIVRDRLKRPMTMSEKIVYGHLDQPETQDIERGVSYLRLRPDRVACQDATAQMALLQFMSAGLPKVAVPTTVHCDHLIAADVGGSQDLANALDLNKEVYDFLASCSAKYGIGFWKPGSGIIHQIIIENYAFPGGLMIGTDSHTPNAGGLNMIACGVGGADAVDVMADIPWELKCPKVIGVELKGKLSGWTAPKDVILKVAGELTVKGGTGAIVEYKGPGVSSLSATGMGTICNMGAEIGATTSIFPFNARQAKYLEATGRADIAKAASQFSRNLLPDRDAEYDTHIEIDLDKLEPHINGPFTPDLATPLSQFKDAVIKNDWPEELRVALIGSCTNSSYEDMSRSASIAKQASDHGLKVKSGFTVTPGSEQIRATIQRDGQMEILNKVGGMVLANACGPCIGQWNRHDVKKGEKNSIITSYNRNFSGRNDANFATHAFVASPDLVTAMAFAGSLTFNPMTDSLKGADGKEFKFEAPTGDELPSRGYDPGENTFQSPPPDGSGVEVIIRPDSERLHVLEPFKKFEDKDPKDLPILIKVKGKCTTDHISAGGPWLRYRGHLPNISNNCLIGATNSANGETNKVQNYYTGEWGSVPSTAVYYRDNGHPWVVIGDDNYGEGSSREHAALEPRFLGGMAIITKSFARIHETNCKKQGLLPMTFQKSSDYDLVRPDDLIDLEGVTTIAPGSIVTLVCKHRDGSQDRIPLVHSFNENQIEWFKAGSALNLMSANAAAKRGE, encoded by the coding sequence ATGATGCTATCTACccgtgcgatgcgctcgcccgCACTTCGCGCGGTGGCTTTCCGTGCTCACCGCGCGGCTGCCACTCGTGGAGTTGTTACAGTTGCTGAAGATGCTCCCCCTTTGAATGAAGAGGAGCTTAAGCGCAAGGTTGAACTCAGTATCATTGAAAAAGGCAAGGGTTACTACCTTCCTTACGAGAAGATCGAGAACAACCTCAAGATTGTTCGTGACCGCTTGAAGCGTCCCATGACCATGTCTGAAAAGATCGTATATGGTCACCTTGACCAGCCTGAAACGCAGGACATTGAACGTGGTGTTTCATACTTGCGTCTCCGTCCTGATCGTGTTGCCTGCCAAGACGCTACTGCACAGATGGCTTTGCTTCAGTTTATGTCTGCCGGCCTCCCTAAGGTTGCTGTGCCCACGACGGTCCACTGTGACCACCTCATCGCTGCTGACGTTGGTGGCTCACAGGACCTTGCTAACGCGCTTGACCTGAACAAGGAGGTCTACGATTTCCTTGCTAGCTGCAGTGCCAAGTACGGTATTGGCTTCTGGAAGCCTGGTTCGGGTATCATTCATCAGATTATCATTGAGAACTACGCCTTCCCTGGTGGTCTCATGATCGGTACGGACTCGCACACTCCTAACGCTGGTGGTCTAAACATGATTGCTTGCGGTGTCGGCGGTGCTGACGCTGTCGATGTGATGGCTGACATTCCTTGGGAGCTGAAGTGTCCTAAGGTAATTGGTGTTGAGCTCAAGGGTAAGCTGTCGGGTTGGACTGCGCCTAAGGACGTTATCCTTAAGGTTGCCGGAGAGCTCACTGTTAAGGGTGGTACTGGTGCAATTGTTGAGTACAAGGGCCCTGGTGTTTCCTCGCTTTCTGCCACCGGTATGGGTACCATTTGTAACATGGGTGCTGAAATTGGTGCTACGACATCGATCTTCCCATTCAACGCCCGTCAAGCCAAGTACCTTGAGGCTACGGGCCGTGCAGACATTGCTAAGGCTGCTTCGCAGTTCAGTCGCAACCTTCTGCCCGACCGTGACGCTGAGTATGACACTCACATCGAGATTGACCTCGACAAGCTTGAGCCCCACATCAACGGTCCATTCACGCCTGACCTTGCCACGCCTCTTTCGCAGTTTAAGGATGCGGTGATTAAGAACGACTGGCCCGAGGAACTTCGTGTTGCCCTGATCGGTTCTTGCACGAACTCTTCGTATGAAGACATGTCGCGTTCTGCCTCGATCGCCAAGCAAGCTAGTGATCACGGTCTCAAGGTCAAATCGGGCTTCACTGTGACGCCTGGATCAGAGCAAATCCGTGCCACTATTCAGCGTGATGGTCAGATGGAAATCCTTAACAAGGTTGGTGGTATGGTGCTCGCCAACGCTTGTGGTCCTTGCATTGGTCAGTGGAACCGTCACGACGTGAAGAAAGGTGAAAAGAACTCTATTATCACGTCGTACAACCGCAACTTCAGTGGCCGTAACGATGCGAACTTTGCTACCCATGCCTTTGTGGCCTCTCCTGACCTTGTGACGGCTATGGCATTTGCTGGAAGTCTCACGTTCAACCCGATGACTGACTCGCTTAAAGGAGCTGACGGCAAGGAGTTCAAGTTCGAAGCCCCTACTGGTGATGAGCTTCCTTCTCGTGGCTACGACCCTGGCGAGAACACGTTCCAGTCTCCTCCTCCTGACGGCTCAGGTGTCGAGGTGATTATCCGCCCTGACTCCGAGCGTCTCCATGTCCTTGAGCCTTTCAAGAAGTTCGAAGACAAGGACCCCAAGGATCTTCCGATCCTTATCAAGGTTAAGGGCAAGTGCACGACGGACCACATCTCAGCCGGTGGTCCTTGGTTGCGCTACCGTGGTCACCTCCCTAACATCTCAAACAACTGTCTGATTGGTGCCACTAACAGTGCTAATGGTGAGACGAACAAAGTTCAGAACTACTACACTGGTGAATGGGGATCTGTCCCTAGCACGGCTGTCTACTACCGTGACAACGGTCACCCTTGGGTTGTGATTGGTGACGACAACTACGGTGAGGGCTCGTCTCGTGAGCACGCTGCTTTGGAGCCTCGTTTCCTTGGTGGTATGGCCATTATTACCAAGTCTTTCGCTCGTATCCACGAGACCAACTGTAAGAAGCAGGGTCTTCTGCCTATGACGTTCCAGAAGTCGAGCGACTACGACCTCGTTCGCCCTGATGATCTTATTGACCTTGAGGGTGTCACGACAATCGCACCTGGCAGCATCGTCACGCTCGTTTGCAAGCACCGTGATGGTTCGCAAGACCGTATCCCACTTGTTCACTCGTTCAACGAGAACCAGATTGAGTGGTTCAAGGCTGGTAGCGCTCTCAACTTGATGTCTGCCAACGCCGCCGCCAAGCGTGGTGAATAA
- a CDS encoding thioredoxin reductase, whose amino-acid sequence MPPVDNKNDAGSKQPHNVVIIGSGPAGHTAAVYLGRANLEPVMFEGFLANGIAAGGQLTTTTDVENYPGFPDGIGGSEMMDKFRAQSVRFGTVIHTETISKVDLSSRPFKLWREGHENEEPELAKVIIVATGASARRMHLPGEETYWQNGISACAVCDGAVPIFRNKPLAVVGGGDSAAEEATYLTKYASHVYVLVRRDELRASKIMAKRLLSHPKVTVLFNTVATEAKGDGELLNAVHIKNNQTGEEKDLQVNGLFYAIGHIPATSVFKGLVDLDEDGYMLTKPGTSLTSVHGVFAAGDVQDKKYRQAITSAGSGCIAALDAERLLAEEEAEGA is encoded by the coding sequence ATGCCCCCTGTCGATAACAAGAACGATGCTGGATCAAAGCAGCCCCACAATGTTGTAATCATTGGTTCTGGCCCAGCAGGTCACACTGCTGCTGTTTACCTGGGTCGTGCAAACCTAGAACCAGTTATGTTTGAGGGTTTCCTTGCAAACGGAATTGCTGCGGGTGGTCAGCTCACTACTACTACAGATGTGGAAAACTATCCTGGCTTTCCAGATGGTATTGGCGGCTCGGAGATGATGGACAAGTTCCGTGCTCAGTCCGTACGCTTCGGAACTGTCATTCACACGGAAACAATCTCCAAGGTTGACCTCTCTAGTCGTCCTTTTAAGCTATGGCGTGAAGGCCATGAAAATGAGGAACCCGAGCTTGCAAAGGTAATTATCGTCGCCACGGGTGCCTCCGCACGTCGTATGCACTTGCCAGGTGAAGAGACGTATTGGCAGAACGGTATTAGTGCTTGCGCTGTATGTGACGGTGCCGTCCCAATTTTCCGTAACAAACCATTGGCTGTTGTGGGTGGCGGTGACTCAGCTGCAGAGGAGGCTACATATCTCACTAAATACGCAAGCCATGTTTATGTTCTTGTGCGTCGTGATGAGCTGCGCGCAAGTAAAATTATGGCCAAGCGTCTTTTGTCTCACCCCAAAGTCACGGTGCTTTTTAACACTGTGGCCACAGAGGCTAAAGGTGACGGAGAACTACTTAATGCTGTTCACATTAAAAACAATCAGACAGGTGAAGAAAAGGACCTTCAGGTGAACGGCCTTTTCTATGCCATTGGCCACATCCCAGCCACGTCTGTGTTTAAGGGACTGGTAGACCTGGATGAAGACGGCTACATGCTGACGAAGCCCGGTACGTCGCTGACTTCCGTGCATGGTGTCTTTGCCGCTGGTGATGTTCAAGACAAGAAATATCGCCAGGCTATTACATCTGCTGGCAGTGGTTGTATTGCTGCCCTGGATGCTGAACGCCTCCTGGCTGAAGAAGAGGCAGAAGGTGCTTAG
- a CDS encoding phosphoadenosine phosphosulfate reductase, with protein MSDASMPNASQRVPHDADVDDQIQRIIADLPKINAKLENAPPADIIRWSIDNLPHLYQTTAFGVTGCVTLDIISRISAERSEKNHTELRHLVPLIFVDTLYHFPQTLDLAERASKHYHAPMYVYKPKGSDTVADFERTWGSQLWQRDEDTYDYLVKVEPARRAYEELDVRAVFTGRRRSQGADRASLQAVEVDETGLIKVNALLNWEFADVDKYVKENAVPYNVLLDLGYKSIGDWHSTSLPFGKDGADERSGRWSDKAGKTECGLHKDYFKFKVLAEKKIREAELNRIDASNP; from the coding sequence ATGTCTGACGCTTCTATGCCTAATGCTTCTCAGCGAGTTCCGCATGATGCAGATGTGGATGATCAGATTCAGCGCATTATAGCGGATTTGCCCAAAATCAATGCCAAACTGGAAAACGCACCGCCGGCGGACATTATTCGTTGGTCTATCGACAACCTGCCTCACCTCTACCAGACCACGGCGTTTGGAGTGACGGGTTGTGTAACGCTGGATATCATTTCGCGCATAAGCGCGGAACGCAGCGAAAAGAACCACActgagctgcgccacctCGTTCCACTGATTTTTGTCGACACCCTATACCACTTTCCACAGACTCTGGACCTCGCGGAACGGGCATCAAAGCATTACCATGCGCCCATGTACGTGTACAAGCCTAAGGGCAGCGATACGGTAGCCGATTTTGAAAGGACTTGGGGTTCTCAGCTTTGGCAGCGCGATGAGGACACATACGACTATCTCGTCAAGGTGGAgcctgcgcgccgcgcttaCGAAGAGCTGGATGTGCGCGCCGTTTTTACGgggcgccgccgctcgcAAGGTGCTGATCGCGCATCGCTCCAGGCTGTCGAGGTTGATGAGACCGGTCTGATCAAGGTCAATGCCCTGCTCAACTGGGAATTCGCTGACGTGGACAAGTACGTCAAGGAGAATGCTGTACCATACAATGTTTTGCTTGATTTAGGATACAAGTCGATCGGTGACTGGCACTCGACGTCTCTTCCGTTTGGAAAGGACGGTGCCGATGAGCGGTCCGGTCGCTGGAGCGATAAGGCCGGCAAGACAGAATGCGGTCTCCACAAGGATTACTTCAAGTTTAAGGTGCTAGCCGAGAAGAAGATTCGTGAGGCTGAACTGAATCGTATTGACGCATCGAATCCGTAA
- a CDS encoding large subunit ribosomal protein L4e codes for MAARPTVNVRGIDGAATGSLPLPAVFNAPIRSDLVQIIHSNLAKNKRQPYAVASNAGHQTSAESWGTGRALARIPRVGGGGTHRSGQAAFGNMARGGHMFAPTRVWRRWFVKTSQTQRRHATASALAATALPALVLARGHRVEEIEEVPLIVSSEIESFTKTKQAVAALKALNAYEDVMKVSNSRKIRAGVGKLRNRRHVQRRGPLVIYNQDNGIVKAFRNLPGVEIASVHSLNLLQLAPGGHLGRFVIWTEDAFKQLDTIFGTYETASDVKKGYHLPSAKITMPDVTRLINSDEIQSVVRPAGPKQTKRPFTQRKNPLRNRGVLFRLNPYAQSSIRREIREQAQRRAGKLKKNTKTPRIPTSEAFFEQLFAP; via the exons ATGGCTGCTCGTCCTACTGTGAACGTGCGAGGCATTGACGGTGCGGCTACGGGATCGCTGCCTCTCCCGGCAGTGTTCAACGCTCCCATCCGCTCGGATCTCGTCCAGATCATTCACT CGAACCTGGCGAAGAACAAGCGTCAGCCGTACGCCGTTGCTTCGAACGCTGGTCACCAGACCTCGGCTGAGTCGTGGGGTACGGGTCGTGCCCTCGCCCGTATTCCGCGTGTTGGCGGTGGTGGTACGCACCGCTCCGGTCAGGCCGCCTTTGGTAACATGGCTCGCGGTGGTCACATGTTTGCGCCCACAAGGGTTTGGCGCCGCTGGTTCGTAAAGACGAGCCAGACCCAGCGTCGTCACGCCACGGCGTCTGCTCTTGCTGCCACGGCCCTGCCTGCCCTTGTGCTCGCCCGCGGTCACCGTGTGGAAGAGATTGAGGAGGTTCCGCTGATTGTGTCGAGCGAGATTGAATCGTTCACCAAGACCAAGCAGGCTGTCGCAGCCCTCAAGGCTCTGAACGCTTACGAGGATGTGATGAAGGTGTCGAACTCGCGCAAGATCCGTGCCGGTGTCGGTAAGCTCCGCAACCGCCGTCACGTTCAACGCCGTGGCCCTCTTGTCATTTACAACCAGGACAATGGTATCGTGAAGGCCTTCCGCAACCTGCCCGGTGTTGAGATTGCCAGCGTGCACAGCCTTAACCTGCTCCAGCTCGCCCCTGGTGGTCACCTGGGTCGCTTTGTGATCTGGACGGAGGATGCCTTCAAGCAGCTTGACACGATCTTTGGCACGTACGAAACGGCTTCGGACGTCAAGAAGGGCTACCACCTGCCCAGCGCTAAGATTACCATGCCGGACGTCACGCGTCTTATTAACTCGGATGAGATCCAGAGCGTTGTGCGCCCAGCTGGTCCCAAGCAGACTAAGCGTCCTTTCACGCAGCGGAAGAACCCTCTTCGCAACCGCGGTGTTCTGTTCCGTCTCAACCCTTACGCCCAGTCCTCCATCCGTCGCGAGATCCGCGAGCAGgctcagcgccgcgctggcAAGCTGAAGAAGAACACCAAGACGCCGCGCATCCCGACGAGCGAGGCATTCTtcgagcagctctttgCTCCGTAA
- a CDS encoding DnaJ subfamily C member 11, with protein sequence MASLRGESSLPFVDNTRQNRTDTEDEEPLFGGTPFRDAHANTTDAFESSARSYYSLLNVDEDASEAQIRDAYKTLAMAFHPDKHPDPHNKELAEEAFRDIHKAYQVLSDPEQRSVYDHFGEEGLQSSWALAAPGRSPAEMRAEFERQSRLRQAADAESLVNSHGEFSAVINASPLFVRNARIVSPLNPAIQTRLTLAKRLALVSCPQIVGEHGFDIPLTQSSTLAVSGQLIKNGQMGAGNLIGTLKTHWNPRFYSEINASLLQPQTLTVRGQYMVDPNLIFNWIIASQSWSVPPTVQLVWSQRLSSKSSLTGFAQVKTGAYTVGSWGADENGEPLTDDMSALVVGVTKPHEDGTEWTCHYQFTNDLSIHYEWSMKVLSGMRVKSGVSCGLLSGLAAYSNSERRVTENIRVLLGVKCGTSSGISLKIRVTRLGQRIVFPIVLSPKFRVDLAMGAAILPALAIAGSHYFYFMPKRRLATSERLHSIRKDRMTDIEQRRTSAEQTCALLRPQATKRAEAEYGRSGLVILQAYYGRHDVFPPPMDLDIHMLADKEQLFSMLSQYEALHQVKDNNQPLWCNVRVQLQMLVNQSQLVIPAGRSKSKLLGFFDPCVGERKQLYIRYLFRGRLHELTAHDDDAVAAPLRSQQIT encoded by the exons ATGGCGTCCCTTCGGGGAGAGTCTTCTCTACCGTTCG TCGATAACACACGCCAAAATCGAACAGATACAGAAGATGAAGAGCCACTATTTGGTGGCACGCCATTCCGTGATGCTCATGCAAATACAACGGATGCATTCGAATCGAGTGCCCGTTCATATTATTCTCTTTTGAATGTCGACGAGGATGCCTCAGAAGCTCAGATTCGCGATGCATACAAGACTCTTGCTATGGCATTTCATCCCGATAAACATCCCGATCCGCATAATAAAGAGCTTGCGGAGGAAGCTTTCCGAGACATCCATAAGGCGTACCAAGTCCTGAGTGATCCAGAGCAGCGGTCGGTCTACGATCACTTTGGCGAGGAAGGTCTCCAGTCTTCATGGGCTCTAGCAGCTCCTGGACGCTCACCGGCCGAGATGCGCGCAGAGTTCGAGCGCCAATCTCGACTTCGACAGGCAGCTGATGCAGAGAGTCTTGTAAACTCTCACGGTGAATTTTCTGCTGTGATCAATGCATCACCCCTGTTTGTTCGAAATGCACGAATCGTGTCACCATTGAATCCTGCTATCCAGACAAGATTAACCCTAGCCAAGCGTCTTGCGCTTGTTTCGTGCCCACAGATTGTTGGAGAGCACGGCTTTGATATTCCTCTGACGCAATCTTCAACTTTGGCCGTTTCAGGCCAACTGATCAAAAACGGACAAATGGGTGCAGGTAACCTCATTGGTACACTAAAGACGCATTGGAATCCCAGGTTCTACTCCGAGATAAATGCTTCCCTTTTACAGCCTCAAACACTCACAGTCCGAGGCCAATACATGGTCGATCCCAATCTCATTTTCAATTGGATTATTGCATCGCAAAGTTGGAGTGTGCCTCCCACGGTTCAATTAGTATGGTCGCAGCGACTTTCGAGTAAATCAAGTCTAACAGGCTTTGCACAAGTCAAGACGGGCGCATATACTGTTGGTTCCTGGGGCGCCGATGAAAACGGCGAACCACTGACAGATGATATGAGTGCGCTAGTTGTTGGCGTAACGAAACCACACGAGGATGGCACCGAATGGACATGCCATTACCAATTCACGAATGACCTATCCATCCACTATGAATGGTCTATGAAAGTGTTGAGTGGCATGAGGGTCAAGAGTGGTGTATCTTGCGGATTGCTCTCTGGATTGGCGGCCTACTCGAACAGTGAGCGCCGGGTCACAGAGAACATACGAGTCCTCTTGGGTGTCAAATGCGGCACCTCCTCGGGCATCTCATTGAAGATTCGTGTGACGCGCCTGGGTCAACGAATCGTATTCCCCATCGTCCTAAGTCCCAAGTTCCGGGTGGATCTAGCTATGGGAGCAGCTATTTTACCTGCTCTGGCCATTGCTGGATCACACTATTTCTACTTTATGCCTAAACGCCGGCTTGCCACCTCTGAACGTCTTCACTCGATACGCAAAGATCGTATGACTGACATTGAACAGCGCCGCACGTCCGCCGAACAAACTTGTGCTCTTCTGCGTCCTCAAGCCACAAAACGTGCAGAGGCCGAATATGGACGGAGTGGCCTTGTCATCCTTCAGGCATACTATGGCCGACATGATGTTTTTCCACCGCCGATGGACTTGGACATACACATGCTAGCGGACAAAGAACAACTCTTTTCGATGCTTTCGCAGTATGAAGCGCTGCACCAAGTCAAAGATAACAACCAGCCACTGTGGTGTAATGTGCGCGTACAGCTCCAAATGCTAGTAAACCAGAGTCAATTGGTGATCCCTGCTGGCCGATCCAAGTCCAAGCTACTCGGATTCTTTGATCCATGTGTCGGTGAACGCAAGCAGCTTTATATCCGCTACCTATTCCGCGGCAGACTGCATGAACTAACGGCTCATGATGATGACGCCGttgccgcgccgctgcggAGCCAACAGATCACATAG